A window of the Cytophagaceae bacterium genome harbors these coding sequences:
- a CDS encoding glycosyltransferase, whose product MISLIFIIYFIFLFIGIFIWLFFVKPNDVGTSQEGSKFSVIIPVRNESENISRLLKSLENQSLGSEKFEVILVDDQSDDDTKSKALQFFENSKLNWRILDLNPDERGKSPKKNAITKAINYSHNELVFCTDGDCELPNELLSEYQKVFDNKEVMFISGPVSFFDVKSRLFRKLWNKIQIVEFASLVGVGGSSIFVGSPNMCSGANIAYRKVVFFEVKGYDGNEHLASGDDEFLMHKIAQKYPGSIRFSGGIKSLVLTNDSKNLTQFFNQRIRWASKWSFYKSLVPKILAIYVFVLNLGSIYLLMSGFWFWLIARAIFEFIFLVIILTKFKKISSIIIIPLVQFIYPFYVVFFGIKSFFSNKKYSWKSRELS is encoded by the coding sequence ATGATATCCCTAATATTTATAATTTATTTCATTTTCTTGTTCATAGGAATATTTATTTGGCTGTTTTTTGTTAAGCCAAATGATGTTGGAACTAGTCAGGAGGGAAGCAAGTTTTCAGTGATTATTCCGGTTAGAAATGAATCAGAGAACATTTCCAGGTTATTAAAAAGTCTGGAAAATCAAAGCTTAGGGTCTGAGAAATTTGAGGTGATTCTAGTGGACGACCAGTCAGATGATGATACCAAAAGCAAAGCATTGCAATTTTTTGAAAATTCAAAACTTAACTGGCGTATTTTAGATTTAAACCCAGATGAAAGGGGAAAGTCACCCAAAAAAAATGCAATAACCAAAGCCATTAACTACTCTCATAATGAGCTCGTTTTTTGCACCGATGGTGACTGTGAACTTCCCAATGAACTACTTTCAGAATATCAGAAAGTATTTGATAATAAAGAAGTTATGTTTATTTCGGGGCCGGTGAGTTTTTTTGATGTAAAATCGAGGTTATTTAGGAAATTATGGAATAAAATTCAAATAGTTGAGTTTGCATCTCTGGTTGGTGTTGGTGGAAGTTCAATATTTGTCGGAAGCCCAAATATGTGTAGTGGTGCAAATATTGCTTATCGAAAAGTGGTATTTTTTGAAGTAAAAGGTTACGATGGAAACGAGCATCTGGCCTCTGGTGATGACGAATTTTTGATGCATAAAATTGCCCAAAAATATCCGGGTAGTATTAGGTTTTCGGGAGGAATTAAATCTTTGGTGTTAACAAATGATTCCAAAAATTTAACCCAATTTTTTAACCAAAGAATCCGCTGGGCAAGTAAATGGAGTTTTTATAAATCACTGGTTCCCAAAATATTGGCGATTTATGTTTTTGTTCTTAACCTTGGTAGTATATATTTGTTAATGAGTGGTTTTTGGTTTTGGTTAATTGCAAGAGCCATTTTTGAATTCATATTTTTGGTAATAATTTTGACAAAATTCAAAAAGATTAGTTCAATAATTATTATTCCGCTGGTTCAATTCATTTATCCGTTTTACGTTGTGTTTTTTGGGATAAAATCATTTTTTTCTAATAAAAAATACTCCTGGAAAAGTCGCGAACTTTCATAA
- a CDS encoding polysaccharide deacetylase family protein, with product MAISKLLNTIFPKYLWKVDRDEKVIYLTFDDGPVPYYTDFVLDQLKKYNASATFFCVGENIKKHPEVFQKLINEGHYAGNHTFNHLKGWNTENKQYIDNFLECQLEIEKFSKSGLFRPPYGRIKKKQAEEILKTHKIIMWSVLTRDYDSDFDAEKCLKNAIKKTENGSIVLFHDSEKAWKNLSYVLPRYLEYFSEKGYSFEPLV from the coding sequence ATGGCAATTTCGAAATTACTAAATACAATATTCCCCAAATATCTTTGGAAAGTTGATAGAGATGAAAAAGTCATTTATCTGACGTTTGATGATGGCCCGGTGCCTTATTACACTGATTTTGTGTTGGATCAGCTTAAGAAGTACAATGCCTCGGCTACATTTTTTTGTGTGGGCGAAAACATTAAAAAGCACCCGGAAGTTTTTCAAAAGCTTATTAATGAAGGCCACTATGCAGGCAACCACACCTTCAATCATTTGAAAGGCTGGAATACGGAGAATAAGCAATACATTGATAATTTTTTAGAATGCCAGTTGGAGATTGAAAAATTTTCGAAAAGTGGTTTATTCCGGCCCCCATACGGCAGGATAAAGAAAAAGCAGGCCGAAGAAATTTTGAAAACACATAAAATAATAATGTGGTCGGTACTAACCAGAGATTATGATTCAGACTTTGATGCTGAAAAGTGTTTGAAAAATGCCATTAAGAAAACTGAAAATGGTTCAATCGTTCTTTTCCATGATTCAGAGAAGGCATGGAAAAATCTAAGTTATGTTTTGCCGCGATATCTGGAATATTTTTCGGAGAAAGGCTACAGTTTTGAGCCACTGGTATAG